ACAAGCTGTAAAACTTAAAGTAGACAAGATGCAAAAAGCGTAAAATATTTTGTGCATATCAATTGGTTTTTGAAAGTGGATGTTTCAAATAAATAATTACCAAATTGAGCAACAAGAATGGCAGTTCAATGGCTACGCCTTTTAAATCTTTATCGAGAAGATGAAAGCAAATAATCAGTAAAATGCCTGCACTCATTAGAAAATTGCCCCAAACAAAAGTCTTTGGAAAAAGAATAAACAAAGCACTCAACATTGTGATTGCTCCGTTTATCATTACGGCTGTTTTGCTAAAATTCCATTTGCCGAACATTTCAAGCATTTCTGTTTTTGCTGTTAGCATTGCATAACCCTGTTTCAGTCCCATAAAGACTGCTACAAGCATTAGAATTGAATTTAAGATTTTTATCATTTT
This is a stretch of genomic DNA from Bacteroidia bacterium. It encodes these proteins:
- a CDS encoding DoxX family protein, which codes for MIKILNSILMLVAVFMGLKQGYAMLTAKTEMLEMFGKWNFSKTAVMINGAITMLSALFILFPKTFVWGNFLMSAGILLIICFHLLDKDLKGVAIELPFLLLNLVIIYLKHPLSKTN